From Tripterygium wilfordii isolate XIE 37 chromosome 16, ASM1340144v1, whole genome shotgun sequence, one genomic window encodes:
- the LOC119981072 gene encoding alpha,alpha-trehalose-phosphate synthase [UDP-forming] 5-like: MVSRSYSNLLDLTSGDYPTFAREKKRLPRVATFAGSLYEADDDNCNSVGSDAPSSIAQERMIIVGNQLPLRAHRISDGGGKWSFSWDEDSLLLQLKDGLTDDVEVIYVGSLKEDIDPSEQDEVAQILLESFKCVPAFIPPELFSKFYHGFCKQHLWPLFHYMLPMSPDLGGRFDRSLWQAYLSVNKIFADKVMEVISPDDDYIWVHDYHLMVLPTFLRKRFNRVKLGFFLHSPFPSSEIYRTLPVRDELLRALLNSDLIGFHTFDYARHFLSCSSRMLGLSYQSKRGYIGIEYYGRTVSIKILPVGIHIGQLQAVMNLPDTESKVSELRDQFRGRTVMLGVDDMDIFKGISLKLLAMEQLLMQRPDKRGEVVLVQIANPARGRGKDVQEVQSETKATVRRINEKFGQPGYAPVVLIDTPLQFYERIAYYVIAECCLVTAVRDGMNLIPYEYVICRQGNEKLDETLELNPSTPKKSMLVVSEFIGCSPSLSGAIRVNPWNIDAVAEAMESALVTSEQEKQMRHEKHYRYVSTHDVAYWARSFLQDLERACRDHVRRRCWGIGFGLGFRVITLDPNFRKLSVDHIVSAYKRTKNRAILLDYDGAMMPSGSIIATPNTEAVGILNNLSKDPKNVVFLVSGKDRKTLTEWFSSCKKLGIAAEHGYFLRLNSDADWETCVSVPDFDWKQIAEPVMKLYTETTDGSMIEAKESALVWNYQYADPDFGSCQSKELLDHLESVLANEPVSVKSGQHIVEVKPQGVNKGLAAECLLSTMQQKGMLPDFVLCIGDDRSDEDMFEVIMSARDGPSLSPVAEVFACTVGQKPSRAKYYLEDTTDILRMLQGLANASEQAARYASQEPPRVSIDG, translated from the exons ATGGTTTCAAGGTCTTACTCTAACCTCCTAGATCTTACTTCTGGTGATTACCCGACTTTTGCTCGTGAGAAGAAGAGGCTTCCTCGTGTGGCAACTTTTGCTGGATCATTGTATGAGGCAGATGATGACAACTGCAATAGCGTTGGCTCGGATGCTCCATCGTCTATCGCTCAAGAAAGGATGATCATTGTAGGAAACCAGCTTCCACTTCGAGCGCATCGAATTTCGGATGGTGGTGGCAAGTGGAGCTTTAGCTGGGATGAGGACTCGCTTCTCTTGCAACTCAAAGATGGCCTTACAGATGATGTAGAAGTCATTTATGTTGGTTCTCTTAAAGAAGACATTGATCCCAGTGAACAAGATGAGGTAGCCCAAATTTTGCTTGAAAGCTTCAAATGTGTGCCAGCATTCATTCCTCCAGAACTTTTCAGTAAATTCTATCATGGATTCTGCAAGCAGCATCTATGGCCTTTATTCCACTACATGCTTCCTATGTCTCCAGATCTTGGTGGCCGGTTTGACAGGTCCCTCTGGCAAGCTTATCTGTCTGTGAACAAGATATTTGCAGACAAAGTAATGGAAGTGATTAGTCCGGATGATGATTATATCTGGGTTCATGACTACCATTTGATGGTCTTGCCAACATTTTTAAGGAAAAGGTTTAATAGAGTGAAGCTTGGATTCTTCCTCCATAGTCCATTCCCATCATCTGAAATATATCGAACCCTTCCTGTAAGAGATGAACTTCTTAGAGCGCTTCTGAACTCTGACCTAATTGGTTTCCATACTTTTGATTATGCCAGGCACTTCCTCTCCTGTAGTAGTAGAATGCTCGGTCTTTCTTATCAATCTAAGCGAGGTTATATAGGGATTGAATATTATGGTCGCACTGTGAGCATTAAGATTCTTCCTGTTGGAATTCATATTGGCCAGCTCCAAGCTGTGATGAATCTTCCTGATACTGAGTCTAAAGTTTCAGAGTTACGAGATCAATTTAGAGGTCGAACTGTGATGCTTGGGGTTGATGACATGGACATCTTTAAAGGGATCAGCTTGAAACTCTTAGCCATGGAGCAGTTGCTCATGCAACGTCCTGACAAAAGAGGTGAAGTTGTTTTGGTTCAAATTGCAAATCCAGCAAGAGGTCGAGGCAAGGATGTACAGGAAGTTCAATCTGAAACTAAAGCCACAGTGAGGAGGATTAATGAGAAATTTGGACAGCCAGGATATGCACCAGTAGTGTTGATAGATACCCCTCTTCAATTCTATGAGCGCATTGCTTATTATGTAATTGCTGAATGTTGTCTTGTTACAGCGGTGAGAGATGGGATGAATCTCATACCGTATGAGTATGTTATATGCCGTCAAGGAAATGAGAAGCTGGACGAAACATTGGAGCTGAACCCATCAACCCCAAAAAAAAGCATGCTGGTAGTTTCTGAATTTATTGGATGCTCCCCTTCACTGAGTGGGGCAATTCGAGTAAATCCGTGGAACATTGATGCTGTAGCTGAAGCAATGGAGTCTGCCCTCGTAACTTCTGAGCAAGAAAAACAAATGCGACACGAAAAGCACTATAGATATGTCAGTACACATGATGTTGCATATTGGGCACGGAGCTTTTTGCAAGATCTTGAAAGGGCTTGTAGGGATCATGTTAGAAGGCGGTGCTGGGGAATTGGTTTTGGTTTGGGGTTTCGAGTCATTACTTTGGATCCAAACTTCAGAAAACTCTCAGTCGATCATATTGTTTCAGCTTATAAGAGAACAAAAAATCGAGCAATCCTTCTGGATTATGATGGTGCTATGATGCCTTCAGGTTCGATAATTGCGACTCCTAATACAGAGGCAGTTGGAATATTGAACAACTTGAGCAAAGACCCAAAGAATGTTGTCTTCCTTGTAAGCGGGAAAGACAGAAAGACTCTAACTGAATGGTTTTCCTCATGCAAAAAACTTGGGATCGCAGCAGAGCATGGTTATTTTTTGAG GCTAAACAGCGATGCAGACTGGGAAACTTGTGTTTCAGTCCCAGATTTCGACTGGAAGCAGATTGCTGAACCGGTAATGAAATTGTACACGGAAACAACTGATGGTTCCATGATCGAGGCCAAAGAGAGTGCTCTTGTTTGGAACTACCAATACGCCGATCCAGATTTTGGCTCGTGCCAGTCTAAGGAACTTCTAGATCACCTAGAAAGTGTCCTTGCCAACGAGCCAGTTTCTGTCAAGAGTGGTCAGCACATTGTAGAAGTTAAACCTCAG GGTGTAAACAAAGGTCTCGCAGCGGAATGTCTCCTCTCAACGATGCAACAGAAGGGAATGCTGCCAGATTTCGTTCTGTGTATTGGGGATGATCGGTCTGACGAGGATATGTTCGAGGTGATAATGAGTGCCAGGGACGGTCCATCTCTCTCACCAGTTGCCGAAGTGTTTGCTTGCACTGTGGGGCAGAAACCAAGCAGGGCCAAGTACTACTTGGAAGACACAACTGATATTTTAAGAATGCTGCAAGGCCTTGCCAATGCTTCCGAGCAGGCTGCTCGATACGCTTCCCAAGAACCTCCACGAGTAAGTATCGACGGATAG
- the LOC119980610 gene encoding transcription factor MYB39-like, protein MRSPCCDDHNIKKGPWTPEEDQKLIDYINRNGHVNWKSIPKQAGLNRCGKSCRLRWTNYLRSDIKRGHFTEDEERIIIKLHSVLGNKWSRIASHLPGRTDNEIKNFWNTQIRKKLLQMGIDPNTHKPRTDLNHLLNLSQLLSTAQFANPMSIISPWQNNNVQLAQIQLLQNLLQLMNSSTTLLSSGPQNPNLVNLIASSISKPHEGLFNNPLSVPPQAISNESEFNIGAYFEGGFGLNNPETHNKSLGSASLDVKTETIIPALVEASPVQNKSSSTPTSLLSAAVSPADNDFFEDLERFLDDGDGTSDPYWKEILDLASSSQSPC, encoded by the exons atGAGGTCTCCATGTTGTGATGACCATAACATAAAGAAAGGGCCATGGACACCTGAGGAGGATCAAAAGCTGATTGATTACATCAACAGAAATGGCCATGTGAATTGGAAATCAATCCCAAAACAAGCGGGATTGAATAGGTGTGGCAAGAGTTGCAGACTCAGATGGACAAACTATTTGAGGTCAGACATCAAGAGAGGACACTTTACGGAGGACGAAGAGCGAATCATCATCAAACTCCATTCAGTTCTTGGAAACAA gtGGTCAAGGATTGCAAGTCATCTTCCAGGGAGGACAGACAATGAAATAAAGAACTTTTGGAACACCCAAATTAGGAAGAAACTACTTCAAATGGGGATTGATCCAAACACCCACAAACCCAGAACAGATCTCAATCATCTCCTCAATCTCTCTCAGCTTCTTTCAACCGCCCAATTCGCCAATCCAATGAGCATTATTAGTCCATGGCAGAATAATAATGTTCAACTAGCTCAAATTCAGTTATTGCAAAATCTATTGCAGCTTATGAACTCTTCAACCACACTGCTTTCTTCAGGACCTCAAAACCCTAACCTTGTCAATTTGATTGCTTCCTCCATTAGTAAACCTCATGAGGGTTTGTTTAATAACCCACTTAGTGTACCACCTCAGGCAATATCTAATGAGTCAGAATTTAATATTGGGGCATATTTTGAAGGTGGGTTTGGCCTAAATAACCCTGAAACCCACAATAAAAGCTTGGGGAGTGCTTCTTTAGATGTTAAAACAGAAACCATAATTCCTGCATTGGTTGAAGCCTCTCCTGTGCAAAACAAGAGCAGCAGCACCCCAACATCTCTCCTCTCCGCCGCTGTCTCGCCTGCCGATAACGATTtctttgaagatttggagagATTCTTGGATGATGGAGATGGAACCAGTGACCCCTATTGGAAAGAGATTCTAGA CTTGGCATCATCATCACAATCACCTTGCTAG
- the LOC119980608 gene encoding probable inactive shikimate kinase like 2, chloroplastic: MAAIATTHLCFIPRNPTNILQFHSLSKSTLFIPNIYASASIARFSSSVSPFKSNNVKPLDRLCRLTCNTTSSTVSATTKNYEFSDGSYEVELRLPLGNLDIHSSKDIYVDADGTSLTVRVQRHGSFITLIETNNLFDKIKPAETIWYIDEDQLVINLKKQDPELKWPDIVESWESLTAGGIQLLKGTSIYIVGDSTEVNQNVAQELALGLGYTPLNTKELLETFTKQTVDSWLLAEGFDSVAEAEGAVLESLSSHVRAVVATLGGQQGVARRADKWRHLYAGFTVWLSQTEAMDEDSAKEEARRHIQDGNLAYSKADVVVKLQGWDADHARSVAQASLHALKQLILSDKKLPGKKSLYIRLGCRGDWPNIKPPGWDPSAEAHASATT, from the exons ATGGCAGCCATAGCCACTACACACCTCTGCTTCATCCCCCGAAATCCCACAAATATCCTTCAATTTCACTCGCTCTCAAAGTCCACTCTATTTATTCCGAATATCTATGCGTCCGCCTCCATCGCAAGATTCTCGTCCTCAGTTTCTCCTTTCAAATCCAACAATGTGAAGCCTCTCGACCGACTCTGTCGCCTCACCTGCAACACTACTTCCTCCACAGTCTCCGCGACTACTAAGAATTACGAG TTTTCTGATGGTTCATATGAGGTGGAATTAAGATTACCACTTGGGAACTTAGACATTCATAGTTCAAAAGATATATACGTGGACGCAGATGGCACATCTTTAACAGTCAGAGTTCAACGCCATGGGTCTTTCATTACACTTATAGAAACTAATAATCTCTTCGACAAAATAAAGCCTGCAGAAACAATATG GTATATAGATGAAGATCAACTTGTTATTAACTTGAAGAAGCAAGATCCAGAACTGAAATGGCCTGACATTGTAGAATCATGGGAGTCCTTGACAGCTGGAGGTATTCAATTATTGAAAGGAACTTCTATCTACATTGTTGGAGACTCAACTGAAGTTAACCAAAATGTGGCTCAAGAACTTGCACTTGGTCTTGG GTATACACCACTCAATACAAAAGAGTTGCTGGAAACATTCACCAAGCAAACTGTCGATTCTT GGTTGCTTGCTGAAGGATTTGATTCTGTTGCAGAAGCAGAAGGTGCTGTCTTAGAAAGCCTTAGCAG TCATGTACGGGCTGTCGTTGCAACATTAGGAGGACAACAAGGAGTTGCCAGAAGAGCAGATAAATGGCGGCATCTTTATGCAGGATTTACTGTCTGGCTGTCTCAAACTGAAGCTATGG ATGAGGATTCAGCAAAGGAAGAGGCCAGGAGACACATTCAAGATGGTAATCTAGCTTATTCAAAGGCAGATGTTGTCGTCAAGCTCCAGGGTTGGGATGCTGACCATGCCAGAAGTGTAGCTCAGGCCTCCTTGCATGCCCTCAAACAGTTGATTTTGTCAGACAAGAAACTTCCAG GAAAGAAGAGCCTCTATATAAGATTGGGTTGTCGTGGCGATTGGCCGAACATCAAGCCTCCAGGTTGGGATCCATCAGCTGAGGCCCATGCATCTGCTACTACGTAG
- the LOC119980606 gene encoding inactive poly [ADP-ribose] polymerase RCD1-like isoform X2, whose translation MESKIAKELDSSRRVALGLKRKRASHSAAYIAGAPRAVLPQWSSSIPLTHNLDKYRKVDGCNGRRMSRGYVSTRFLHRCYSNFQRSGVPKRILLYQNGEWTDFPQDLIRLVKKDLDSKKAAVEVDMDGDPYVLDFLHMFRLDLKRGLQQPIAWIDEAGGCYFPEIYDDADEYDCCKHQCGKDHKPSCAGAHEIKLQLEIDLNGESKLKECSGESDDVIEEIQGACNMKSDEKIIEVVETNKQIKEFMATGAMSANEKLDSDIVQKIFHDGITPSCGAEILDLYRCSSASMPARLELFEKQVEITKKYRGDANVRYAWLASSKGALSTIMMYGLGHYGPLMTTCKYGIGVPLAAANCPGASVDYCDVDENGVRYLLFCRVILGNMEPLCPETRQFHPSSEEFDSGVDNLQNPRHYVIWNMNANTHIYPEFSVGFKVSSKNEGDLAGRESKHSGSGVTIPSQGRQGNMRFNSSAVDLGKDASLGSATSRTPKSPWMPFPNLFAAISDKVSPRDKKLISGHYELFRAKKLNRDDFVKNLRLIVGDALLRSTIIKLQSKIPSACLTDASKPNIEGSGGP comes from the exons ATGGAATCAAAGATCGCAAAGGAATTGGATAGTAGTCGTAGAGTTGCACTGGGCTTGAAGAGAAAGCGAGCATCTCACTCCGCAGCATATATTGCCGGAGCTCCCAGAGCAGTGTTACCTCAGTGGTCATCATCTATTCCGTTGACCCATAACCTTGATAAATATAGGAAGGTAGATGGATGCAATGGCCGGCGTATGAGCCGTGGATATGTTTCTACAAGATTTTTGCATCGCTGTTATTCAAATTTCCAGAGAAGTGGGGTTCCGAAGCGTATTCTGTTGTACCAGAATGGTGAATGGACTGATTTTCCTCAAGATCTCATTCGATTGGTTAAGAAAGACCTTGACTCAAAGAAGGCAGCCGTTGAGGTGGATATGGACGGTGATCCTTATGTGCTGGATTTTCTTCATATGTTTCGTTTGGACTTGAAAAGAGGTCTGCAACAACCGATTGCTTGGATTGATGAAGCAGGTGGCTGCTACTTTCCTGAGATTTATGATGATGCTGATGAATATGACTGCTGcaaacatcaatgtgggaaAGATCACAAGCCTTCATGCGCGGGTGCCCATGAGATTAAACTGCAGCTTGAAATTGACTTAAATGGAGAATCTAAATTAAAGGAATGCAGTGGGGAGTCGGATGATGTTATTGAGGAGATTCAAGGTGCTTGCAACATGAAGTCtgatgagaaaatcattgaagTTGTTGAGACAAATAAACAGATAAAGGAATTTATGGCCACTGGAGCAATGTCTGCTAATGAAAAGTTGGATTCTGATATTGTTCAAAAGATTTTTCATGATGGTATAACGCCTTCTTGTGGTGCAGAAATACTTGATTTATATCGCTGTTCTAGTGCTTCAATGCCAGCCCGTTTAGAGCTTTTTGAGAAGCAGGTTGAAATCACAAAAAAGTATCGCGGAGATGCAAATGTCCGTTATGCTTGGCTTGCTTCCTCTAAAGGAGCACTGTCTACGATCATGATGTATGGGCTTGGGCATTATGGACCATTGATGACTACGTGCAAGTATGGCATTGGCGTTCCTCTTGCTGCAGCGAACTGCCCTGGTGCCAG TGTGGATTATTGTGATGTTGACGAAAATGGTGTTCGATACTTGTTATTTTGCCGTGTGATACTGGGAAATATGGAGCCCCTTTGCCCTGAGACCCGACAGTTCCATCCCAGTAGCGAGGAATTCGACAGTGGAGTGGATAATCTTCAGAATCCGAGGCATTATGTGATCTGGAATATGAATGCGAATACCCACATTTATCCAGAATTTTCTGTTGGTTTCAAAGTCTCTTCCAAGAATGAAG GTGATCTGGCTGGAAGAGAGAGCAAGCATTCAGGTTCAGGGGTTACTATTCCCTCTCAAGGTCGTCAGGGAAATATGCGATTTAACTCCTCTGCTGTTGATCTG GGAAAAGATGCTAGTTTGGGTTCGGCCACTTCGAGGACTCCAAAATCCCCCTGGATGCCTTTCCCTAACTTGTTTGCTGCCATCTCAGACAAAGTTTCTCCTAGAGATAAGAAACTTATATCTGGTCACTATGAATTATTCAGG gcTAAGAAGTTAAATCGGGATGATTTTGTCAAAAATTTGAGGCTGATAGTCGGAGATGCATTGCTGCGAAGTACAATAATCAAACTTCAATCCAAG ATACCATCAGCTTGTCTAACTGATGCATCGAAGCCGAATATTGAAGGTTCAGGTGGCCCTTGA
- the LOC119980606 gene encoding inactive poly [ADP-ribose] polymerase RCD1-like isoform X1, whose translation MESKIAKELDSSRRVALGLKRKRASHSAAYIAGAPRAVLPQWSSSIPLTHNLDKYRKVDGCNGRRMSRGYVSTRFLHRCYSNFQRSGVPKRILLYQNGEWTDFPQDLIRLVKKDLDSKKAAVEVDMDGDPYVLDFLHMFRLDLKRGLQQPIAWIDEAGGCYFPEIYDDADEYDCCKHQCGKDHKPSCAGAHEIKLQLEIDLNGESKLKECSGESDDVIEEIQGACNMKSDEKIIEVVETNKQIKEFMATGAMSANEKLDSDIVQKIFHDGITPSCGAEILDLYRCSSASMPARLELFEKQVEITKKYRGDANVRYAWLASSKGALSTIMMYGLGHYGPLMTTCKYGIGVPLAAANCPGASVDYCDVDENGVRYLLFCRVILGNMEPLCPETRQFHPSSEEFDSGVDNLQNPRHYVIWNMNANTHIYPEFSVGFKVSSKNEVPAFLYLMGSTGDLAGRESKHSGSGVTIPSQGRQGNMRFNSSAVDLGKDASLGSATSRTPKSPWMPFPNLFAAISDKVSPRDKKLISGHYELFRAKKLNRDDFVKNLRLIVGDALLRSTIIKLQSKIPSACLTDASKPNIEGSGGP comes from the exons ATGGAATCAAAGATCGCAAAGGAATTGGATAGTAGTCGTAGAGTTGCACTGGGCTTGAAGAGAAAGCGAGCATCTCACTCCGCAGCATATATTGCCGGAGCTCCCAGAGCAGTGTTACCTCAGTGGTCATCATCTATTCCGTTGACCCATAACCTTGATAAATATAGGAAGGTAGATGGATGCAATGGCCGGCGTATGAGCCGTGGATATGTTTCTACAAGATTTTTGCATCGCTGTTATTCAAATTTCCAGAGAAGTGGGGTTCCGAAGCGTATTCTGTTGTACCAGAATGGTGAATGGACTGATTTTCCTCAAGATCTCATTCGATTGGTTAAGAAAGACCTTGACTCAAAGAAGGCAGCCGTTGAGGTGGATATGGACGGTGATCCTTATGTGCTGGATTTTCTTCATATGTTTCGTTTGGACTTGAAAAGAGGTCTGCAACAACCGATTGCTTGGATTGATGAAGCAGGTGGCTGCTACTTTCCTGAGATTTATGATGATGCTGATGAATATGACTGCTGcaaacatcaatgtgggaaAGATCACAAGCCTTCATGCGCGGGTGCCCATGAGATTAAACTGCAGCTTGAAATTGACTTAAATGGAGAATCTAAATTAAAGGAATGCAGTGGGGAGTCGGATGATGTTATTGAGGAGATTCAAGGTGCTTGCAACATGAAGTCtgatgagaaaatcattgaagTTGTTGAGACAAATAAACAGATAAAGGAATTTATGGCCACTGGAGCAATGTCTGCTAATGAAAAGTTGGATTCTGATATTGTTCAAAAGATTTTTCATGATGGTATAACGCCTTCTTGTGGTGCAGAAATACTTGATTTATATCGCTGTTCTAGTGCTTCAATGCCAGCCCGTTTAGAGCTTTTTGAGAAGCAGGTTGAAATCACAAAAAAGTATCGCGGAGATGCAAATGTCCGTTATGCTTGGCTTGCTTCCTCTAAAGGAGCACTGTCTACGATCATGATGTATGGGCTTGGGCATTATGGACCATTGATGACTACGTGCAAGTATGGCATTGGCGTTCCTCTTGCTGCAGCGAACTGCCCTGGTGCCAG TGTGGATTATTGTGATGTTGACGAAAATGGTGTTCGATACTTGTTATTTTGCCGTGTGATACTGGGAAATATGGAGCCCCTTTGCCCTGAGACCCGACAGTTCCATCCCAGTAGCGAGGAATTCGACAGTGGAGTGGATAATCTTCAGAATCCGAGGCATTATGTGATCTGGAATATGAATGCGAATACCCACATTTATCCAGAATTTTCTGTTGGTTTCAAAGTCTCTTCCAAGAATGAAG TACCTGCGTTCCTCTACTTGATGGGCTCTACAGGTGATCTGGCTGGAAGAGAGAGCAAGCATTCAGGTTCAGGGGTTACTATTCCCTCTCAAGGTCGTCAGGGAAATATGCGATTTAACTCCTCTGCTGTTGATCTG GGAAAAGATGCTAGTTTGGGTTCGGCCACTTCGAGGACTCCAAAATCCCCCTGGATGCCTTTCCCTAACTTGTTTGCTGCCATCTCAGACAAAGTTTCTCCTAGAGATAAGAAACTTATATCTGGTCACTATGAATTATTCAGG gcTAAGAAGTTAAATCGGGATGATTTTGTCAAAAATTTGAGGCTGATAGTCGGAGATGCATTGCTGCGAAGTACAATAATCAAACTTCAATCCAAG ATACCATCAGCTTGTCTAACTGATGCATCGAAGCCGAATATTGAAGGTTCAGGTGGCCCTTGA
- the LOC119980609 gene encoding uncharacterized protein LOC119980609 isoform X1, with protein sequence MGKQGDLWDDSALVNAFDAAISEYKIMHGKNKTQDDSIDGETTSAAVDKNGADIREADENGNVTSSRATELGDANSLEPTKEPDHVDSHILETCVDTSNGMHIKDSHKHTSYSQATENYNQLLGQYYEIEEKRQKILLQLEQLGTSNYQYSGDVSSSDVQWGAWSSCKENQVSANQACHPTIVCSCCPYVCQSVPTPCSSFPTCSLCTTCVGTTFSDPSVVKCSEKSLSHVDGDIVSTAMGAAEKAISSMKMKSSVDPCKAEGNDNAKESDGQMAQGTSSETDLSVVLNAWYSAGFYTGKYLVEQSAAKK encoded by the exons ATGGGGAAGCAAGGGGACTTGTGGGATGACTCGGCCCTCGTCAATGCCTTTGACGCCGCCATTTCCGAGTATAAG ATAATGCACGGAAAGAACAAAACCCAGGATGATTCAATTGATGGGGAGACTACTTCTGCTGCTGTTGACAAAAATGGTGCAGACATAAG GGAGGCGGATGAGAATGGTAATGTCACGTCAAGCAGGGCAACAGAATTGGGAGATGCGAATAGCCTTGAACCAACGAAAGAACCTGATCATGTCGATTCGCATATACTTGAAACTTGTGTAGATACATCTAATGGCATGCACATTAAAGATTCACATAAACACACTTCATATTCGCAAGCCACGGAGAACTATAACCAGTTATTGGGCCAGTATTATGAGATAGAGGAGAAAAGGCAAAAGATTCTACTGCAGCTCGAACAACTTGGCACTTCTAATTACCAATATTCTGGAGATGTTTCTAGTTCGGATGTACAGTGGGGTGCTTGGTCCTCTTGCAAAGAAAATCAAGTCTCTGCAAACCAAGCTTGTCACCCAACTATAGTCTGCTCATGTTGCCCATATGTTTGTCAATCCGTGCCGACTCCCTGCTCCTCATTTCCTACTTGTTCTTTGTGCACAACATGTGTTGGTACCACATTTAGTGATCCTTCGGTGGTgaagtgttctgaaaagtcacTTTCACACGTTGATGGAGATATCGTCTCAACAGCAATGGGAGCTGCAGAGAAAGCGATATCTTCTATGAAGATGAAATCTTCTGTTGATCCTTGTAAGGCTGAAG GAAATGATAATGCCAAAGAAAGTGATGGGCAAATGGCTCAGGGCACAAGCTCTGAAACAGATCTCAGTGTTGTTTTAAATGCTTGGTATTCTGCAGGCTTCTACACTGGCAA GTATCTTGTGGAGCAATCAGCAGCAAAGAAATGA
- the LOC119980609 gene encoding uncharacterized protein LOC119980609 isoform X2 codes for MHGKNKTQDDSIDGETTSAAVDKNGADIREADENGNVTSSRATELGDANSLEPTKEPDHVDSHILETCVDTSNGMHIKDSHKHTSYSQATENYNQLLGQYYEIEEKRQKILLQLEQLGTSNYQYSGDVSSSDVQWGAWSSCKENQVSANQACHPTIVCSCCPYVCQSVPTPCSSFPTCSLCTTCVGTTFSDPSVVKCSEKSLSHVDGDIVSTAMGAAEKAISSMKMKSSVDPCKAEGNDNAKESDGQMAQGTSSETDLSVVLNAWYSAGFYTGKYLVEQSAAKK; via the exons ATGCACGGAAAGAACAAAACCCAGGATGATTCAATTGATGGGGAGACTACTTCTGCTGCTGTTGACAAAAATGGTGCAGACATAAG GGAGGCGGATGAGAATGGTAATGTCACGTCAAGCAGGGCAACAGAATTGGGAGATGCGAATAGCCTTGAACCAACGAAAGAACCTGATCATGTCGATTCGCATATACTTGAAACTTGTGTAGATACATCTAATGGCATGCACATTAAAGATTCACATAAACACACTTCATATTCGCAAGCCACGGAGAACTATAACCAGTTATTGGGCCAGTATTATGAGATAGAGGAGAAAAGGCAAAAGATTCTACTGCAGCTCGAACAACTTGGCACTTCTAATTACCAATATTCTGGAGATGTTTCTAGTTCGGATGTACAGTGGGGTGCTTGGTCCTCTTGCAAAGAAAATCAAGTCTCTGCAAACCAAGCTTGTCACCCAACTATAGTCTGCTCATGTTGCCCATATGTTTGTCAATCCGTGCCGACTCCCTGCTCCTCATTTCCTACTTGTTCTTTGTGCACAACATGTGTTGGTACCACATTTAGTGATCCTTCGGTGGTgaagtgttctgaaaagtcacTTTCACACGTTGATGGAGATATCGTCTCAACAGCAATGGGAGCTGCAGAGAAAGCGATATCTTCTATGAAGATGAAATCTTCTGTTGATCCTTGTAAGGCTGAAG GAAATGATAATGCCAAAGAAAGTGATGGGCAAATGGCTCAGGGCACAAGCTCTGAAACAGATCTCAGTGTTGTTTTAAATGCTTGGTATTCTGCAGGCTTCTACACTGGCAA GTATCTTGTGGAGCAATCAGCAGCAAAGAAATGA